GGGTGCTGCTTTTAAATGGATTCGTAAAGCAAAATATAAAGGTCCAGTGTTAGTAGAGGCACGCACCCCAGAACTGATTAAGCTTAATCCACATATAAAATCATTCAGAGGGATAGATCCGAAAGTGATCATTGTTCCATCACAGTATCAAAAACGATTAGTCTCCATATTAACTGACGAAATTCCGATTCATATCATCTACAATGGCATCGATACGTCATTTTACCAAGCATTGACTGCCGAAGAGATAAATTATGAGAGTGAACCGCACCTTCCAAATGGAAAAAAAATAATTGGATGGATTGGGAGATTGGACAAACGTAAAAACTGGCAAATGTTATTAGAAGTAGCAAAACTCATGAAAAGTCATCGGGATGATATTGAATTTTGGGTGATTGGTGGTGCTCAAAGTGTACAGCGGGAGGAATTCGCAGCGAAATGGCAGGAGGAGCAGCTCACTGATATAGTCAAATGGTTCCCAGTGATTCCCTATCAGCAAATGCCACATGTTTATGCGAAAATTCGCCAATCAGGCGGCTGTACGCTGGCAACTACTAAGACCGAATCTTTTGGTAATACATTTATTGAATCAATGGTTTGTGGTGTACCAGTAGTTGCCTCAAAAATGATGCCGGTCACGGAATTGGTTGTACACGGGGAGCATGGGCTGCTTTTTCGTGGTCAAAATGTAGAGGATGCTGTTAATCAGCTTTCTGGCATTTTGGACAACCCAAGCCTCCATCAACAAATGTCAAAGGCTGCGATTGAGCGCGTCCATGAAAAGTTCGCAATAGAGGTTGTGGCAGAACAATATGTTCATTTATTGAAAAAAATAGGTGGAATCGACTCCAAGAACGTAAATGGGGTGCATAGGGATGATTAAACCAATTGCATACAAGAAAACACTAGAAGGAAAATCGAATGCACACTTGATAACATTTAATGATGGACGAGACTATGTCGTGAAATATTTCCAGCCTGGATTTGAGAAAACGTTGGCAAATGAATGGGTCTCCTATTGCCTAGCAAGGTACCTTGGACTACCAATACCCTTTGCACAATTAGTAGAAATCCCTAAAGAGTTTTCCTCACAATACCCTGAACTCTCTCAAATGACTCAAACACAATACCAATTTGCAAGTCTTTACGTGCCAGACTGTTTTGATGGACATAAAGTGACAGAGGTTCCTACTATTTCAAATAATGAAAAACTAGCAGGTGTTATTTTATTTGATTACTGGATGTGCAATCGTGATCGAACAAGGAAAAATATCATTCTATGTGATGACAAACCGAACTCCTATCGCTTGTGGATTATCGATCATGCGGAAGTGTTTGCTTCCTATAATTGGACACTGCAAGATATTGAATCACTGCCGATTACCATTTTAAAAAGTGCAACCCATCAAATGATGGCCTGTTTTATCAAGAATGAGGAGGAGTTTAAAGAGGAGCTAGATATCATTCAAACGCTGCCCATTCATTTAATAGAAGAAATTGTCGCACTCATTCCAGAAGATTGGCAGGTTACGAGTGAAGAAAGAAAAGCGATTGTTAGTACACTGCACACACGTCGTAAAAGAATACTCAAAAAGTTAATGGAAAGGTTTATCAAAAGAGTTTATCTGCCAATACATGAAATAGATGAATGACTCCCTTGGCTATATTTGTGAAGGGAGTTTTATTTTATAGAAAATGAACTTTTAAATAAATGAATTTAATAGGTTACTAACGTGACCGGAAGTTGTCCACCTGCATATATAAGATTAAGGAGAAAAGGAAAGGAGACAACATATGAAAATCCGTAAGGCCATTATTCCAGCAGCTGGCCTCGGAACTAGATTTTTGCCAGCTACGAAAGCACAACCAAAAGAAATGCTGCCGATTGTTGATAAGCCAACCATTCAATACATTGTTGAAGAAGCTGTTGCTTCTGGAATTGAGGAAATTATCATCATAATCGGCAGAGGAAAAAGGTCTATTGAGGATCACTTCGATAAATCGTATGAACTCGAAGACACACTTTTTAGAAAGAACAAACTTGAAATGTTAGCGGAAGTTCAAAAAATATCAAACTTAGTAAATATCGTTTATGTCCGCCAGAAAGAGCCGAAAGGGCTTGGACATGCTATTCTTTGTGCGAAAAGTGTGATTGGGGACGAACCATTTGCGGTTTTACTTGGTGATGATATCGTTATGTCGGAAATTCCCTGCTTAAAGCAAGTCATTGATGTATTCGAATATTATAATAGTTCGGTTGTTGCCGTTCAAACTGTATCAGAAAATGATGTCAGTAAATATGGAATTATTAAGCCAAAGGGGACGATGATTGAATCGGATTTATTTCATATTGACTCTCTTATTGAGAAACCAAGCATTGAAGAGGCTCCTTCGAGATTTGCGATTATGGGACGCTACGTATTAAGTCCAAAGATATTTGAAATCTTAGAGCGAATTCCAATGGGTCGAGGGGATGAATTACAGCTGACTGATGCAATAAATGAACTGAATAAACACCAGGCCGTCTTTGCCTATAACTTTCAGGGAAGCCGCTATGATATCGGAGATAAACTTGGTTTTATTAAGGCCACCATTGATTTCGCATTAAGCCGGGAGGATATCCGAGAATCTGTGTTAGCCTATTTGCAAGAAGTAACAGAGAACGAAACCGGTCAAAATAATAGGAAAGAGATTGATAATTGATATGAAGATTGCTGTTTTAGGTACAGGCTATGTAGGGCTGTCAACAGGTGTTTGTTTATCACAAATCGGTCACCATGTCACATGCATCGATATTAATGAACAAAAGATTAATCAATTACGTAAAGGGATTTCCCCCATTTATGAACCTGGTCTTGAAGATTTACTAACTTCTAATATGGTCGCAGGCAGATTACATTTTACAACCACTATTAATGAGGCGTTAGCTGACGCAGAAATCATTGTTGTTGCGGTTGGAACGCCTCAAGGTGATAATGGTGCAGCAGACCTTTCCTTTCTAGTACAAGCTGCAGAAGATATTTCCTCCCATATAACTCCTGAGAACATCATTGTTATTAAGAG
This Neobacillus sp. YX16 DNA region includes the following protein-coding sequences:
- a CDS encoding glycosyltransferase family 4 protein, translating into MKVLVIWRLLTVGGVNAGWRNRSIYFKKHGIDTEFLYTTDHGGLHIMEDAAPVYLTKDEQEITKIIKNNQYDAIIVVDTGAAFKWIRKAKYKGPVLVEARTPELIKLNPHIKSFRGIDPKVIIVPSQYQKRLVSILTDEIPIHIIYNGIDTSFYQALTAEEINYESEPHLPNGKKIIGWIGRLDKRKNWQMLLEVAKLMKSHRDDIEFWVIGGAQSVQREEFAAKWQEEQLTDIVKWFPVIPYQQMPHVYAKIRQSGGCTLATTKTESFGNTFIESMVCGVPVVASKMMPVTELVVHGEHGLLFRGQNVEDAVNQLSGILDNPSLHQQMSKAAIERVHEKFAIEVVAEQYVHLLKKIGGIDSKNVNGVHRDD
- a CDS encoding HipA family kinase gives rise to the protein MIKPIAYKKTLEGKSNAHLITFNDGRDYVVKYFQPGFEKTLANEWVSYCLARYLGLPIPFAQLVEIPKEFSSQYPELSQMTQTQYQFASLYVPDCFDGHKVTEVPTISNNEKLAGVILFDYWMCNRDRTRKNIILCDDKPNSYRLWIIDHAEVFASYNWTLQDIESLPITILKSATHQMMACFIKNEEEFKEELDIIQTLPIHLIEEIVALIPEDWQVTSEERKAIVSTLHTRRKRILKKLMERFIKRVYLPIHEIDE
- the galU gene encoding UTP--glucose-1-phosphate uridylyltransferase GalU: MKIRKAIIPAAGLGTRFLPATKAQPKEMLPIVDKPTIQYIVEEAVASGIEEIIIIIGRGKRSIEDHFDKSYELEDTLFRKNKLEMLAEVQKISNLVNIVYVRQKEPKGLGHAILCAKSVIGDEPFAVLLGDDIVMSEIPCLKQVIDVFEYYNSSVVAVQTVSENDVSKYGIIKPKGTMIESDLFHIDSLIEKPSIEEAPSRFAIMGRYVLSPKIFEILERIPMGRGDELQLTDAINELNKHQAVFAYNFQGSRYDIGDKLGFIKATIDFALSREDIRESVLAYLQEVTENETGQNNRKEIDN